In Qipengyuania psychrotolerans, one DNA window encodes the following:
- a CDS encoding molybdopterin cofactor-binding domain-containing protein, translated as MDLREELKNLGERVNLPAVSRRQLLVGAAATGGLLVAWTLWPRNYRSPMLAEEGEAEFGGWLTIGRDGVVTVAIPQLEMGQGITTLLAQVAAVELGADWRQVGAEPVPPSGHFPNLPLAAHWAPMWANFPSLADEPDDWLVERFAASHSFNATAGGTGLAAYEGPLRIAAASARDMMVRAAAERWEVSAEECEVSEGFVRHSAHEALRFGELVDEARELDPPDLAPLRPQAAFEEPVFGEADAQTSFPRIDLPSKVDGSHLFAGDIRLPGMVFASIRHGPVGLPELFRFDESAVAGMRGIVGVIKSKRWLAAVAQSWWIADQALSRMRAHFTGPGALEQAVLDTELERASEQREDNFERIAEFGDPDTALAQPSFVRRYDIAPAVHVPLETASATARYADGRLELWMASQAPSAAQAAAAKAIGISVDDVVFYPVAAGGSFDARLEKQHAIEIAQIAAEIGRPVQLTWSRVQDLQATPPRAPATAEMAARIGGDGQPVAWRARVTTPPAMREMGHRLFDNLTPEAARAESRGKADPLAVAGGVPPYGIADVALDHVPASIRLPVTRMRGGAEAITGFFTECFMDELAFEAKRDPFLYRMALLGGAPRMAECLRRASRLGDWDGGRPGSGQGIAMVRMGDTPENAGHIACVAQAGLGSGGARVTKLTAAVDIGRIVNLDIARQQIEGGLIFGLSLALGSAVRFENGHPVPRNIGDLGLPRLADCPEIVVDFIPSEAEPFDAGELGVAVAAPAIANALFAATGLRMRRLPLLSEGL; from the coding sequence ATGGATCTCCGCGAAGAGCTGAAAAACCTTGGCGAGCGGGTAAACCTGCCCGCAGTGTCGCGCCGCCAATTGCTGGTGGGCGCGGCGGCAACAGGCGGCTTGCTGGTGGCATGGACGCTATGGCCGCGCAATTATCGCAGTCCGATGCTGGCCGAAGAAGGCGAGGCGGAGTTCGGCGGATGGTTGACCATCGGCCGTGACGGGGTGGTGACGGTTGCCATCCCGCAGCTGGAGATGGGGCAGGGCATCACGACCTTGCTGGCGCAGGTCGCAGCTGTCGAACTGGGGGCCGACTGGCGGCAGGTCGGTGCCGAGCCGGTACCGCCATCGGGGCATTTCCCCAACCTTCCCCTGGCCGCGCACTGGGCGCCGATGTGGGCAAATTTCCCGTCGCTTGCGGATGAGCCGGACGATTGGCTGGTCGAACGCTTTGCTGCCTCGCACAGCTTCAACGCGACAGCAGGCGGAACCGGCCTGGCCGCTTATGAGGGGCCCTTGCGGATTGCCGCGGCCAGCGCGCGCGACATGATGGTGCGGGCAGCCGCCGAGAGGTGGGAGGTTTCTGCCGAAGAGTGCGAGGTCAGCGAGGGGTTCGTGCGGCATTCCGCCCACGAGGCGCTGAGGTTCGGCGAGTTGGTCGATGAGGCGCGCGAACTCGATCCGCCCGATCTCGCTCCGCTGAGACCGCAAGCCGCATTCGAAGAACCGGTGTTCGGCGAAGCGGACGCGCAAACCAGCTTCCCGCGCATAGACCTGCCATCCAAGGTCGATGGCAGTCATTTGTTCGCCGGAGATATTCGCCTGCCGGGCATGGTCTTCGCCTCGATCCGCCATGGGCCGGTCGGACTGCCCGAACTGTTTCGGTTCGATGAGAGCGCAGTCGCTGGAATGCGCGGCATTGTCGGCGTCATCAAGTCGAAGCGCTGGCTGGCCGCCGTGGCTCAGAGCTGGTGGATTGCCGATCAGGCGCTTTCCCGGATGCGCGCGCACTTCACCGGTCCGGGCGCGCTCGAACAGGCGGTACTCGATACGGAGCTGGAGCGTGCTTCGGAGCAGCGCGAGGACAATTTTGAGCGGATTGCCGAATTCGGTGACCCCGATACCGCACTCGCCCAGCCATCATTTGTCCGGCGATACGACATTGCCCCGGCAGTCCACGTCCCGCTGGAAACGGCGAGCGCGACTGCACGCTATGCGGACGGCAGGCTGGAACTGTGGATGGCGTCACAGGCCCCGTCCGCAGCGCAGGCGGCGGCAGCCAAGGCGATCGGGATCAGCGTTGATGATGTGGTCTTCTATCCCGTTGCTGCAGGCGGCAGCTTCGATGCGCGCCTCGAAAAACAGCACGCGATCGAAATTGCGCAGATCGCGGCAGAGATCGGTAGGCCGGTCCAGCTGACATGGTCGCGCGTGCAGGATTTGCAGGCGACGCCCCCGCGCGCGCCCGCGACTGCGGAGATGGCTGCGCGTATCGGCGGTGACGGACAGCCGGTGGCATGGCGTGCGCGGGTCACTACTCCACCAGCGATGCGCGAAATGGGGCATCGCCTGTTCGATAACCTTACGCCGGAAGCGGCACGTGCCGAAAGCCGAGGCAAGGCTGACCCCCTGGCGGTTGCAGGCGGCGTCCCACCCTACGGGATCGCCGATGTGGCCTTAGATCATGTTCCTGCGAGCATCCGCCTGCCGGTCACCAGGATGCGCGGAGGGGCGGAGGCCATCACGGGCTTCTTCACTGAATGCTTCATGGACGAGCTGGCTTTCGAGGCCAAGCGCGACCCGTTTCTATATCGCATGGCCCTGCTTGGCGGGGCTCCGCGCATGGCGGAATGCCTGCGCCGCGCGTCGCGGCTGGGCGATTGGGATGGCGGTCGGCCAGGAAGCGGGCAGGGGATCGCAATGGTGCGCATGGGCGACACGCCGGAAAACGCCGGGCACATTGCCTGCGTTGCGCAAGCCGGATTGGGCAGCGGCGGCGCGCGTGTGACCAAGCTGACTGCCGCCGTCGACATCGGCCGCATCGTCAATCTCGATATTGCGCGCCAGCAGATCGAAGGTGGGCTGATCTTCGGCCTGTCGCTTGCCCTTGGCTCTGCCGTCCGCTTCGAGAATGGCCACCCGGTGCCGCGCAATATCGGTGATCTGGGCTTGCCGCGACTGGCCGATTGTCCGGAGATCGTGGTGGACTTCATTCCCAGCGAGGCGGAACCCTTCGACGCGGGAGAGCTTGGTGTAGCCGTGGCGGCACCAGCGATCGCCAACGCACTTTTTGCAGCGACCGGCCTACGAATGCGCAGGTTGCCGCTCCTTTCCGAAGGTCTGTGA
- a CDS encoding DegQ family serine endoprotease, with the protein MKDVKPVRYAYSVTAALLAGGAALSIAGYPAGAQVAQNDDAQMANVVPRAGAPASFADLTEQLQPAVVNISTRQRIEVANRNGGNPFEGTPFEELFNRRNGDQQQQEPQFREGQSLGSGFFISADGYVVTNNHVVAPSGRGTVEEITVTLPDGTEYEAELVGTDAQSDLAVLKVSRSEPFPFVRFGDSRQARVGDWVVAIGNPFGLGGTVTSGIVSSVLRNTGAGAYDRYIQTDAAINRGNSGGPLFDMQGNVIGINNAIYSPSGGSVGIGFAIPAEIAEPIVAQLRDGVEIERGYLGVQIQPVTEDVAASLGLERNRGEFVQSVQPGQPAERAGLQPGDIVLSVNNRAVTPETTLSYLVANIAPGTTIPLMVYRDGERRNINITVGKRPSEEELRQSQMFDPDAEQEEDMEPSDNEVIEERLGLQVLELTPQIARQLGADSDTDGLVVASVNRNSDAARKGLQRGDIILTANYRPLSGVSDLEAAVRSAEADNREAVLLRVQRRGRPAQYVAVRLTR; encoded by the coding sequence ATGAAGGACGTGAAGCCAGTGCGATATGCATATTCCGTAACCGCCGCCCTGCTAGCCGGTGGCGCTGCCCTTTCCATCGCCGGATATCCCGCCGGCGCTCAAGTCGCCCAGAATGACGATGCGCAAATGGCCAATGTGGTCCCGCGCGCAGGCGCACCGGCCAGCTTCGCCGACCTCACCGAACAATTGCAGCCTGCCGTGGTTAACATCTCGACCCGCCAGCGCATCGAAGTTGCCAACCGCAACGGCGGCAATCCGTTCGAAGGCACGCCGTTCGAAGAACTGTTCAATCGCCGCAATGGCGATCAGCAGCAGCAAGAACCGCAATTCCGCGAAGGCCAGTCGCTCGGCTCGGGCTTCTTCATTTCGGCAGACGGCTATGTAGTGACCAACAACCATGTCGTCGCGCCATCTGGCCGCGGTACGGTTGAAGAAATTACTGTTACCCTGCCCGACGGCACCGAATACGAAGCTGAGCTGGTCGGCACCGACGCGCAATCGGATCTCGCCGTACTCAAGGTCAGCCGCTCCGAGCCCTTCCCCTTTGTTCGCTTTGGCGATTCACGTCAGGCCCGCGTGGGCGATTGGGTCGTCGCGATCGGCAACCCGTTCGGGCTTGGCGGAACCGTGACGAGCGGCATTGTCTCGAGCGTCCTGCGTAATACAGGCGCAGGCGCATATGACCGCTACATCCAAACCGACGCTGCGATAAATCGCGGCAATTCGGGTGGGCCGCTTTTCGATATGCAGGGCAACGTGATCGGCATCAACAATGCGATCTATTCGCCTTCCGGCGGCAGCGTCGGCATTGGTTTCGCCATTCCCGCAGAGATCGCCGAACCAATCGTCGCGCAGCTGCGTGACGGCGTTGAGATCGAGCGCGGTTATCTGGGTGTTCAGATCCAGCCGGTGACGGAAGATGTCGCCGCATCGCTCGGCCTGGAACGCAATCGCGGCGAATTCGTGCAGTCGGTCCAGCCGGGCCAGCCTGCCGAGCGCGCCGGTCTTCAGCCAGGCGATATCGTCCTGTCGGTCAACAACCGCGCAGTGACGCCGGAAACGACGCTGTCCTATCTCGTGGCGAACATCGCTCCGGGCACCACCATTCCGCTCATGGTCTACCGCGATGGCGAACGACGGAATATCAACATCACCGTTGGCAAGCGGCCCAGCGAAGAGGAACTTCGCCAGAGCCAGATGTTCGATCCCGATGCCGAGCAAGAAGAGGACATGGAGCCGAGCGACAATGAGGTTATCGAGGAACGCCTCGGCCTGCAGGTCCTCGAACTGACGCCGCAGATCGCGCGCCAACTGGGTGCCGATAGCGATACGGACGGTCTTGTCGTGGCCTCGGTAAACCGCAACTCGGATGCTGCTCGCAAGGGCCTCCAGCGCGGCGACATCATTCTCACCGCGAATTATCGTCCGCTAAGCGGCGTCAGCGATCTGGAAGCGGCAGTGCGCAGTGCCGAAGCCGATAATCGCGAGGCAGTCCTGCTACGCGTGCAGCGCCGCGGTCGCCCGGCCCAATACGTGGCTGTTCGCCTGACCCGCTAA
- the hflK gene encoding protease modulator HflK — MADGKNPWGSKGDSSGDGGDRDAPKGGKSGGPKNPWLPPSGGGDGGRRGPNIEDIFKSRGPEGPRRTGGPGGPNFSFPQRPGGKSWFPVAIVAILVIGLLATSVHLIGPQQQAVVKTLGNYSRTMDSGLQFSAPFPIETVDVEDVQGVRTVQIPESGQQVKLILTGDQNLVDLSYIVRWNISDLESFKFRLVDPIETVNEVAEAAMRAAVAEKALDETFSGQGRAAIELDVRERMQRTLDSYGAGIRVLGVEIEKADPPAEVVDAFRDVQVAEQNADAARNQARGYAQQVLARAEGEAEAFDKVYEQYRLAPEVTRQRLYYETMERVLSETDKTIVETEGVTTYLPLPEIRRRAQQNAPTTTVTAQEGQ; from the coding sequence ATGGCTGACGGTAAAAATCCCTGGGGCTCCAAAGGAGATTCCTCAGGTGACGGCGGTGACAGGGATGCGCCCAAGGGCGGCAAATCCGGTGGCCCCAAAAATCCCTGGCTTCCGCCCAGCGGCGGCGGGGACGGCGGTCGCCGCGGCCCGAACATAGAAGACATCTTCAAAAGCCGCGGCCCGGAAGGCCCGCGCCGTACTGGCGGCCCTGGCGGCCCCAACTTCAGCTTCCCTCAGCGCCCGGGCGGCAAGAGTTGGTTCCCGGTCGCGATTGTCGCGATCCTCGTGATCGGACTGCTTGCCACCAGCGTCCACCTCATCGGCCCGCAGCAGCAGGCAGTGGTCAAAACGCTCGGCAATTATTCGCGCACGATGGATTCGGGACTGCAGTTTTCTGCGCCCTTCCCCATTGAGACTGTGGATGTCGAAGACGTGCAGGGTGTCCGCACCGTACAGATCCCCGAATCCGGACAACAGGTGAAGTTGATCCTGACAGGCGACCAGAACCTGGTCGACCTCAGCTATATCGTGCGCTGGAACATCAGCGACCTTGAAAGTTTCAAGTTCCGCCTCGTCGACCCGATTGAAACGGTGAACGAAGTAGCCGAGGCCGCAATGCGCGCTGCGGTTGCCGAAAAGGCCTTGGATGAAACATTCTCGGGTCAGGGGCGTGCCGCCATCGAACTCGATGTGCGTGAGCGTATGCAGCGCACCCTCGATTCCTACGGTGCCGGCATCCGCGTCCTGGGTGTCGAAATCGAGAAAGCCGATCCGCCCGCAGAAGTGGTCGACGCTTTCCGCGATGTCCAAGTGGCCGAGCAGAACGCCGACGCAGCCCGCAACCAGGCACGCGGTTACGCACAACAGGTGCTGGCCCGCGCCGAAGGTGAAGCTGAGGCCTTCGACAAGGTCTACGAACAGTACCGCCTTGCTCCGGAAGTTACGCGCCAGCGCCTCTACTACGAGACGATGGAGCGGGTCCTGTCAGAAACCGACAAGACGATCGTCGAAACCGAAGGCGTGACGACATACTTGCCGCTGCCGGAAATCCGGCGCCGCGCTCAGCAGAACGCGCCTACCACCACCGTGACCGCGCAGGAGGGCCAGTAA
- the msrB gene encoding peptide-methionine (R)-S-oxide reductase MsrB encodes MTDKLEKSDAEWREKLTPEQYHVLREKGTERAFTGKYDKNSQEGEYHCAACGQLLFESGEKYDSGCGWPAFTAPAEGDAVEEHRDTSHGMIRTEVTCSRCSGHLGHVFPDGPGDTGLRYCINSAALDFEPED; translated from the coding sequence GTGACTGACAAGCTTGAGAAGAGCGATGCCGAATGGCGCGAGAAGCTCACCCCTGAACAATATCACGTCCTGCGCGAAAAGGGGACGGAACGCGCCTTTACCGGCAAATACGACAAGAACAGCCAGGAAGGCGAATATCACTGCGCTGCCTGCGGCCAGCTTCTGTTCGAAAGCGGCGAGAAATATGACAGCGGCTGCGGGTGGCCGGCATTCACTGCGCCTGCAGAAGGCGATGCGGTGGAGGAGCACCGCGATACCAGTCACGGGATGATCCGCACCGAAGTCACGTGCTCCAGATGCAGTGGCCACTTGGGCCATGTGTTTCCTGACGGTCCGGGCGATACCGGCCTGCGCTATTGCATCAATTCCGCCGCGCTTGATTTCGAACCCGAAGATTGA
- a CDS encoding transglycosylase domain-containing protein has translation MDKRGSRRKKATRAQRASRAEAEGRKPPSRFWHWSKRLIVWGGALALLGALFLAIAVGFASRSLPSFYQLKATQNAQTIVVRARDGTEIVELGPSYGKWLASDEIPQVMKDAMISVEDRRFYSHPGVDPYGLTRAVYVWATGEDRLGATSTITQQLARNVFLNSNRTVDRKVREAVLAMALEWKFSKEQILELYLNKVYFGGGAYGVDSASRKFFSHPANELSVGEAAIIAGLVKAPSRYSPTADVDAAVARASVVLSLMREQGRISADEANVDISAVNLKEEIGQNSVRYFTDWALPQLDLLLPETFEPIEVWTTLDVGMQRAATAAVQANVPEGTQGALVSLDRDGAILALVGGTDYVETNYNRATNALRQPGSSWKLFVYLAALEAGYTPDDRVVDTPVKIGDWSPRNSNGRNIGETDLRTAFAYSVNTVAAQLGNEVGFGQVASMARRFGISTPINSYPAMVLGSNEVRLLDMTRAFAAISAKGASVEPFGIVKVTTADGEKLYEHERARSTQLVPDHVAAGITDLLQAAVQTGTGRAAQIGRPVAGKTGTTSSNKDGYFVGFSSGITTGVWMGRDDNKRVGGLQGGRAPAQAFAAFMRYAVKDRPVEEFDTDLKLPEWQLEEDDEYFFGDPDDYYYIDEQGNLIEPGRAPEGRVDEMPFPVEGEVPRPQPTDPTRPPVTQPPTGRGADGAPQAIGDDFLDRATGRGERPQRPERPRQ, from the coding sequence ATGGATAAAAGAGGCAGCCGGCGCAAGAAAGCGACGCGCGCGCAGCGTGCATCGCGCGCCGAGGCCGAAGGCCGCAAACCGCCGAGTAGGTTCTGGCATTGGTCCAAACGCCTCATTGTGTGGGGCGGGGCGCTGGCCCTTCTCGGCGCGCTTTTCCTCGCCATCGCGGTCGGGTTCGCTTCCCGCTCACTGCCGAGTTTCTACCAGCTGAAAGCCACGCAAAACGCGCAGACCATTGTAGTGCGCGCGCGTGACGGAACGGAGATTGTCGAGCTTGGTCCCAGCTACGGAAAATGGCTGGCTTCGGACGAAATTCCCCAGGTCATGAAGGACGCGATGATTTCGGTCGAGGACCGGCGCTTCTATTCTCATCCGGGCGTCGACCCCTATGGCTTGACCCGCGCCGTCTATGTCTGGGCGACGGGCGAAGACCGGCTTGGTGCGACCTCGACGATTACTCAGCAGCTGGCGCGTAATGTATTCCTTAATTCCAATCGCACAGTTGATCGTAAAGTGCGCGAAGCCGTGCTCGCGATGGCGCTGGAGTGGAAGTTCTCCAAGGAACAGATTCTCGAGCTTTATCTCAACAAGGTCTATTTCGGCGGCGGCGCATACGGCGTGGATTCGGCCAGTCGCAAATTTTTCAGCCATCCCGCAAATGAACTTTCCGTAGGTGAAGCGGCGATCATCGCAGGTCTCGTCAAGGCGCCGAGCCGCTATTCGCCGACCGCCGACGTTGATGCTGCAGTTGCCCGTGCGAGTGTTGTACTCAGCCTGATGCGCGAGCAGGGCCGGATCAGCGCAGACGAGGCGAATGTCGATATCTCGGCAGTCAATCTCAAGGAAGAGATCGGTCAGAATTCGGTCCGCTACTTCACGGACTGGGCGCTGCCGCAACTCGACCTGCTGCTACCCGAGACGTTCGAGCCGATCGAGGTTTGGACAACCCTCGATGTCGGGATGCAGCGCGCTGCGACTGCCGCGGTACAGGCCAATGTTCCCGAGGGCACGCAAGGTGCTCTGGTCAGCCTCGACCGGGACGGGGCCATCCTCGCGCTTGTCGGCGGCACAGATTATGTCGAGACCAATTACAACCGCGCGACCAACGCCCTGCGCCAGCCGGGATCGAGCTGGAAGCTGTTCGTATACCTCGCCGCGCTCGAGGCCGGATACACGCCGGACGACCGGGTCGTTGATACGCCGGTCAAGATTGGCGACTGGAGCCCGCGCAATTCCAATGGCCGGAACATAGGCGAGACCGATTTGCGCACTGCCTTCGCTTATTCGGTGAACACGGTTGCCGCACAGCTCGGCAATGAAGTGGGCTTTGGGCAAGTGGCATCGATGGCGCGCCGATTCGGGATCAGCACGCCGATTAATTCTTACCCGGCGATGGTCTTGGGTTCGAACGAGGTGCGCCTCCTCGACATGACGCGTGCATTTGCCGCGATCTCGGCAAAGGGCGCTTCGGTGGAGCCTTTCGGTATCGTCAAGGTGACGACCGCCGATGGCGAAAAACTCTACGAGCATGAGCGTGCCCGCAGCACTCAGCTGGTTCCGGATCATGTCGCCGCCGGGATTACCGATCTGCTGCAGGCAGCTGTGCAGACCGGCACTGGCCGTGCCGCCCAGATCGGCCGTCCGGTCGCAGGCAAGACCGGAACCACCAGTTCCAACAAGGACGGATATTTCGTCGGCTTTTCTTCCGGCATCACCACTGGTGTCTGGATGGGCCGGGACGACAACAAGCGCGTTGGCGGCTTGCAAGGCGGCCGTGCGCCGGCCCAGGCGTTCGCAGCGTTCATGCGTTATGCCGTGAAGGACCGCCCGGTTGAGGAATTCGATACCGATCTGAAGCTGCCCGAATGGCAGCTCGAAGAAGATGACGAGTATTTCTTCGGCGATCCGGACGACTATTATTACATCGACGAGCAAGGCAATCTGATCGAGCCGGGCCGCGCGCCTGAAGGCAGGGTCGATGAAATGCCGTTCCCTGTCGAAGGCGAAGTGCCCCGTCCCCAGCCGACCGACCCGACCCGGCCTCCGGTGACCCAGCCGCCTACAGGCCGGGGGGCCGACGGTGCACCGCAGGCCATCGGTGACGATTTTCTCGACCGCGCAACCGGACGCGGCGAACGTCCTCAGCGGCCAGAACGCCCCAGACAGTAG
- a CDS encoding Mrp/NBP35 family ATP-binding protein gives MAISDLTDDLPPEFADRVSGATLKNGRATLVLDASGLEEAEREALERDITGRLTARDDVDEVRVVMTAEKSGPLLIAIGSGKGGVGKSTLTANLAIALSRQGMKVGLVDADIYGPSQQVIFGTQDAKPEARDNKLVPVESRFGIPMLSMGHLVQPGRAIAWRGPMVGNALSQMIDAHWGNREVILIDLPPGTGDVQLTMLQKYKPAGAVLISTPQDLALIDAARAGQLFEAAGVPIIGLVENMAGYACPHCGEVSDPFGSGGVEAASERLELPFLGRIPLDLAIRQGSDAGDPPAAGDGDLAQPFNAIAGKLAEWISAKS, from the coding sequence ATGGCGATTAGCGATTTAACCGACGATCTTCCCCCCGAATTTGCCGATCGAGTGAGCGGTGCAACGCTCAAGAACGGGCGTGCAACCCTGGTTCTCGACGCAAGCGGGCTTGAAGAAGCAGAGCGAGAAGCTCTCGAGCGCGATATCACCGGGCGGCTGACTGCCCGCGATGATGTCGATGAAGTGCGCGTGGTGATGACGGCTGAAAAAAGCGGTCCGCTGCTGATTGCAATCGGATCGGGCAAGGGCGGGGTCGGCAAATCGACCCTGACCGCAAATCTGGCAATCGCGCTTTCCCGCCAAGGTATGAAGGTCGGGCTGGTCGATGCGGATATCTATGGTCCGTCCCAGCAGGTCATCTTCGGCACGCAGGATGCCAAGCCCGAAGCGCGCGACAACAAGCTAGTGCCGGTCGAAAGCCGGTTCGGCATTCCCATGTTGTCGATGGGACACCTGGTGCAGCCGGGCCGGGCAATCGCCTGGCGCGGCCCGATGGTCGGCAACGCCCTGTCGCAGATGATCGACGCGCACTGGGGTAACCGCGAGGTCATCCTGATCGACCTTCCGCCGGGAACAGGCGATGTGCAGCTGACCATGCTCCAGAAATACAAGCCTGCTGGCGCAGTGCTGATCTCCACCCCGCAGGACCTAGCGCTGATCGATGCCGCTCGCGCCGGACAGCTGTTCGAAGCGGCCGGAGTTCCGATTATCGGCCTTGTCGAGAACATGGCCGGGTATGCGTGCCCCCATTGCGGTGAAGTGTCCGATCCCTTCGGTTCGGGCGGTGTCGAAGCCGCTTCCGAGCGGCTCGAGCTCCCGTTCCTGGGACGCATCCCGCTCGACCTAGCGATCCGGCAGGGCAGTGACGCAGGCGATCCGCCAGCTGCCGGTGACGGTGATCTGGCTCAACCCTTCAATGCTATCGCCGGAAAGCTCGCCGAATGGATCTCCGCGAAGAGCTGA
- the rpsT gene encoding 30S ribosomal protein S20, with the protein MANTPQAKKRIRRNNSRAEINGARMSRIRNFVKRVELAIEGGDKDAAKTALQAAQPELARGVARGVMHKNTVARKMSRLSKRVAAL; encoded by the coding sequence ATGGCCAATACGCCGCAAGCCAAAAAGCGCATCCGTCGCAACAACAGCCGCGCCGAGATCAACGGTGCCCGCATGAGCCGCATTCGCAATTTCGTGAAGCGGGTCGAGCTCGCCATCGAAGGTGGCGACAAGGATGCGGCCAAGACCGCCCTCCAGGCAGCCCAGCCGGAACTGGCTCGCGGTGTTGCTCGCGGCGTAATGCACAAGAACACGGTCGCTCGTAAGATGAGCCGCCTTTCGAAGCGCGTCGCAGCGCTCTGA
- the hflC gene encoding protease modulator HflC, translating to MQRIWEDHKATVVVLAIAIVGLMMSVYIVPEEEQVVIIRTGNPVGVVNTPNGTTEAGPYLRVPFLDRVVRVEKRLLDLEMNDEEVLSNDQQRLLVNAYARFRITDPVRMVERAGSTDGVRNALEPILNSVLRQELGRRTFQSMLTAERGNALANVRANLDRQARQYGAEVVDVQIKRTDLPDAPLQSAFRRMESDREREARTIRAQGGRDARIIRAEADAESARIYAEAFGKDAQFYDFYRAMQSYDATFSPENSNAESSIILSPNNEYLRQFRGRR from the coding sequence ATGCAACGCATCTGGGAAGACCACAAAGCGACAGTCGTCGTGCTCGCCATCGCCATCGTAGGCCTCATGATGAGCGTCTATATCGTGCCGGAAGAAGAGCAGGTCGTTATTATCCGCACGGGTAATCCGGTCGGTGTCGTCAACACTCCGAACGGCACCACCGAAGCTGGCCCCTACCTCCGCGTCCCATTTCTCGACCGGGTCGTGCGCGTCGAAAAGCGCCTGCTCGATCTCGAAATGAATGACGAGGAAGTTCTCTCGAATGACCAGCAGCGCCTGCTCGTCAACGCCTATGCGCGCTTCCGCATTACGGATCCTGTCCGGATGGTGGAACGTGCCGGGTCGACGGACGGTGTACGAAATGCGCTCGAGCCGATCCTCAATTCGGTCCTGCGCCAGGAATTGGGCCGTAGAACTTTCCAGTCGATGCTGACGGCAGAGCGCGGCAACGCCCTGGCCAACGTGCGTGCGAACCTTGACCGCCAGGCGCGCCAATACGGCGCGGAAGTGGTCGATGTGCAGATCAAGCGCACCGATCTTCCCGACGCACCGCTTCAATCGGCGTTCCGCCGGATGGAATCGGATCGTGAGCGTGAGGCTCGCACGATCCGTGCCCAGGGCGGCCGTGATGCGCGGATCATTCGCGCAGAAGCGGATGCAGAAAGCGCCCGTATCTATGCCGAAGCGTTCGGCAAGGATGCGCAGTTCTATGACTTCTACCGCGCCATGCAGAGCTATGATGCGACCTTCTCGCCTGAGAACAGCAACGCAGAAAGCAGCATCATCCTTTCGCCGAACAATGAGTATCTGCGGCAGTTCCGCGGACGCCGTTGA